In Hydractinia symbiolongicarpus strain clone_291-10 chromosome 13, HSymV2.1, whole genome shotgun sequence, a single genomic region encodes these proteins:
- the LOC130623877 gene encoding putative uncharacterized protein DDB_G0268590 isoform X1, whose protein sequence is MEILNVYVLVVILRGLFVHTFNVTVNRKGKDLLLVNQSTCATFKALWENERCLCPRSKKTFHLVNGKYGCFKKNQIVTNCNTVNEVKLLSKNSETDNFWKSEAVVAKSLVGEGAKSHNKCGNAAIWIDNLESKSLNVDVQYERNGRNIIFYIYQIIHNDKIYDSRFNDIEGSLIKLVSSCIQVNDTCVLLKAKGEHTYRIPTKTSQQTSTTTTSTTTSSTTTTSTTTSSATTTSTTTSSPTTSSTTTTSTTTSSTTTSSTTTSSATTSSTTTTSTTTSSTTTSSTTTSSATATSTTTSSTTASSTTTSYKTAPPKPKTPSIATTIDKKSITTLLTALTNTLETNDSSKTETHIIIGVVCSVVIILIVIITFIIRGGLCCNKKYYILTLFGMGFFDPC, encoded by the exons ATGGAAATTTTAAACGTGTATGTTCTTGTTGTCATTTTGCGTGGTTTGTTTGTTCACACTTTTAATGTAACGGTAAATAGAAAAGGTAAAGATCTTCTTTTGGTTAATCAATCCACTTGCGCAACTTTTAAAGCTTTATGGGAGAATGAAAGATGTCTCTGTCCTAGAAGTAAAAAAACGTTTCACTTAGTGAATGGTAAATACGGATGCTTTAAAAAGAACCAAATTGTGACCA attgtAACACTGTAAATGAAGTAAAGTTGTTATCAAAGAATAGTGAAACTGATAATTTTTGGAAATCAGAGGCTGTAGTTGCCAAGAGTTTGGTTGGAGAAGGAGCAAAGTCACACAATAAATGCGGAAATGCTGCTATATGGATAGACAATTTGGAATCAAAAAGTTTGAATGTTGATGTTCAGTATGAGAGAAATGGCCGTAATATTATATTCTATATTTACCAG ATCATACACAACGACAAAATATATGATAGTCGTTTTAACGATATCGAAGGATCGCTTATAAAATTAGTCTCGTCGTGTATTCAAGTTAATGACACTTGCGTGTTGCTAAAAGCTAAAGGAGAGCACACTT ACCGTATTCCAACAAAGACATCACAGCAGACATCGACAACAACCACATCAAcaacaacttcatcaacaacaaCGACATCAACAACAACGTCATCAGCAACAACGACGTCAACAACAACGTCATCACCAACAACGTCGTCAACAACAACCACATCAACAACAACGTCATCAACAACAACGTCATCAACAACAACGTCATCAGCAACAACGTCGTCAACAACAACCACATCAACAACAACGTCATCAAcaacaacttcatcaacaacaaCGTCATCAGCAACAGCGACATCAACAACAACGTCGTCAACAACAGCCTCATCAACAACAACCTCATACAAAACTGCACCACCAAAGCCTAAAACACCGTCAATAGCAACAACCATAGATAAGAAATCAATAACAACATTGCTTACAGCATTAACAAATACTTTAGAAACAAACGATTCATCTAAAACAGAAACACATATAATCATTGGTGTTGTTTGTAGTGTAGTAATTATTCTGATAGTGATAATAACTTTTATCATTAGGGGAGGACTTTGTTGTAATAAAAAGTATTAtatattaaccctatttggtatgggctttTTTGACCCTTGTTAG
- the LOC130623877 gene encoding uncharacterized protein LOC130623877 isoform X2, whose protein sequence is MEILNVYVLVVILRGLFVHTFNVTVNRKDCNTVNEVKLLSKNSETDNFWKSEAVVAKSLVGEGAKSHNKCGNAAIWIDNLESKSLNVDVQYERNGRNIIFYIYQIIHNDKIYDSRFNDIEGSLIKLVSSCIQVNDTCVLLKAKGEHTYRIPTKTSQQTSTTTTSTTTSSTTTTSTTTSSATTTSTTTSSPTTSSTTTTSTTTSSTTTSSTTTSSATTSSTTTTSTTTSSTTTSSTTTSSATATSTTTSSTTASSTTTSYKTAPPKPKTPSIATTIDKKSITTLLTALTNTLETNDSSKTETHIIIGVVCSVVIILIVIITFIIRGGLCCNKKYYILTLFGMGFFDPC, encoded by the exons ATGGAAATTTTAAACGTGTATGTTCTTGTTGTCATTTTGCGTGGTTTGTTTGTTCACACTTTTAATGTAACGGTAAATAGAAAAG attgtAACACTGTAAATGAAGTAAAGTTGTTATCAAAGAATAGTGAAACTGATAATTTTTGGAAATCAGAGGCTGTAGTTGCCAAGAGTTTGGTTGGAGAAGGAGCAAAGTCACACAATAAATGCGGAAATGCTGCTATATGGATAGACAATTTGGAATCAAAAAGTTTGAATGTTGATGTTCAGTATGAGAGAAATGGCCGTAATATTATATTCTATATTTACCAG ATCATACACAACGACAAAATATATGATAGTCGTTTTAACGATATCGAAGGATCGCTTATAAAATTAGTCTCGTCGTGTATTCAAGTTAATGACACTTGCGTGTTGCTAAAAGCTAAAGGAGAGCACACTT ACCGTATTCCAACAAAGACATCACAGCAGACATCGACAACAACCACATCAAcaacaacttcatcaacaacaaCGACATCAACAACAACGTCATCAGCAACAACGACGTCAACAACAACGTCATCACCAACAACGTCGTCAACAACAACCACATCAACAACAACGTCATCAACAACAACGTCATCAACAACAACGTCATCAGCAACAACGTCGTCAACAACAACCACATCAACAACAACGTCATCAAcaacaacttcatcaacaacaaCGTCATCAGCAACAGCGACATCAACAACAACGTCGTCAACAACAGCCTCATCAACAACAACCTCATACAAAACTGCACCACCAAAGCCTAAAACACCGTCAATAGCAACAACCATAGATAAGAAATCAATAACAACATTGCTTACAGCATTAACAAATACTTTAGAAACAAACGATTCATCTAAAACAGAAACACATATAATCATTGGTGTTGTTTGTAGTGTAGTAATTATTCTGATAGTGATAATAACTTTTATCATTAGGGGAGGACTTTGTTGTAATAAAAAGTATTAtatattaaccctatttggtatgggctttTTTGACCCTTGTTAG
- the LOC130624001 gene encoding uncharacterized protein LOC130624001 has protein sequence MEIVKQICVLFIIMPAFFADPFNVTVTRSRERKNNADILKVNNETVCGILNASWRKNECVCPKERTTFHLVDGNYRCFKKDEIVTDCSTTSQITFLSKISESDTSWKSAATDAPNLLGRKKGTYPCNRSAIWLDNLESNSLQVRIEYEITPKEKIKFNIYVFKYNDIKYMSRFNDIKGSVIKLVSLCNGVDICVLLKAKGQHTYLIPRKTSTLPRRTMPPQTKTKSKETTSKKTSSETTTSERTSSQTTTSERTPSQTTTSENTTSERTTPRGVFTNSLEANETSKTETNIIIGVVCSIVIFLILMITFIFIRLKHQREKKPPTAAMYATYEDVNPSVNTAYENPDSEYAYCEDVSIRNLASVLDAAKDNENTYKCLESEKNLGGEYAQLSLPETAVTGLSDPANEPVYLETEPDYATTYPVCFEAQPIYVETEPEYATTEAQYDVVKR, from the exons ATGGAAATTGTAAAGCAAATATGTGtgctttttattattatgcCTGCTTTTTTTGCTGACCCTTTTAATGTAACAGTAACAAGAagtagagaaagaaaaaataacgcAGATATTCTTAAGGTTAATAACGAAACCGTCTGCGGAATTTTAAACGCTTCATGGAGGAAGAATGAATGTGTTTGTCCCAAAGAGAGGACAACTTTTCACTTAGTGGATGGTAATTACAGATGTTTTAAAAAGGACGAAATTGTCACAG ACTGCAGCACTACCAGTCAAATAACGTTCCTAAGCAAAATTAGCGAAAGTGATACTTCTTGGAAATCAGCTGCTACAGATGCCCCAAATCTATTGGGACGGAAAAAAGGGACTTATCCTTGCAACAGGTCTGCTATATGGTTAGACAATTTGGAATCTAACAGTTTACAAGTTAGGATCGAATATGAGATTACTCCCAAAGAAAAGATTAAATTCAACATTTACGTG TTCAAATACAACGACATAAAATATATGTCTCGTTTCAATGACATCAAAGGATCAGTTATAAAATTGGTCTCCTTATGTAATGGAGTTGATATTTGTGTTCTTCTGAAAGCTAAAGGCCAACACACAT ACCTCATTCCTCGAAAGACATCAACATTGCCAAGAAGGACAATGCcaccacaaacaaaaacaaagtcgAAAGAAACAACGTCGAAAAAAACATCGTCGGAAACAACAACGTCGGAAAGAACATCGTCACAAACAACAACGTCGGAAAGAACACCGTCACAAACAACAACCTCAGAAAATACAACGTCGGAAAGAACTACACCGCGTGGAGTATTTACGAATAGCTTGGAAGCAAATGAGACttcaaaaacagaaacaaatatAATCATTGGTGTTGTTTGCAGCATAgtcatttttctgatactaatgataacttttatttttattag attgaagCACCAAAGAGAAAAAAAG cCTCCGACTGCTGCGATGTACGCAACCTATGAGGATGTGAATCCATCTGTAAACACGGCATATGAAAATCCTGACTCAGAATACGCATATTGTGAAG ATGTATCAATACGCAATCTTGCTTCTGTTCTTGATGCAGCTAAG GACAATGAAAATACATACAAGTGCTtagagtcagaaaaaaaccTAGGCGGAGAATATGCGCAATTATCACTTCCGGAAACTGCGGTAACAGGCTTAAGCGACCCTGCAAATGAACCGGTATATTTGGAAACCGAGCCAGATTACGCAACGACTTATCCAGTATGTTTTGAAGCTCAACCAATTTATGTAGAAACTGAGCCAGAATACGCAACAACAGAAGCACAGTATGATGTCGTGAAaagataa